One genomic region from Terriglobus aquaticus encodes:
- a CDS encoding TonB-dependent receptor has translation MKRAALFASATVLSAGMLLGQSQNGSIAGVITDQGGAVVAGATITITNVNTGAVRTTTTDRAGTYNVQGLLPQDYRVSVTAPGFAASEAKLNVSVGSSNTINVKLAVGQQSVTVDVAANALAGINLENAEQSQVVDTQQLLELPTETRNPYDFVQLSGSVSADPSASSRGVGVNVNGARSASTEILLDGIENTALFGVSVATIVPVDSVQEYRVITNNFGPEYGRASGGVVNVVTKGGTNQFHGTAYEFYRPSTFASNSYYNNANGISQHRFVRNNFGYSVGGPIIKDKLFFFNNTEWLRVRSSNVVQFYVPTSQFINASNANTQAFFQKFGKISGTPTGKILTLGQIGQDPKVVSSAVTNAFSQDRTSLESRFPGVFTDAFPILQQVNVTVPIDAGGGSPQNTYNIDGRLDFNLGTKTQMYGRYVLYNAAYFSGSVNNSPYAGYNTSETTKAQNLVYGLTHTFTDRFTSQLQIGLLRYNDNQPLGDNPAGPTLFINSSSAPSVAGNQFVFPGYNEKSAGNGLPSGGPQNNIVISPVFTLLHGRHTITFGGQYDYIRDNHTFAIYANAQEALLQNGTNGALVNFQSGVFNFFQANLDPQGKFPCVKDLNTGLVNQTPGCTITTPISQPSFARSNRYHEGAGFVNDTIKATPRLTLNVGLRYELYGTQHNKNSALDSNFYFGTSGTLQDRIRAGKVLNVNAGAPADVQNPGGKLWNTNYKQFAPRVSFAYDLFGDGKTSLRGGYGMSYERNFGNVTYNVALNPPAQLAISFTNVDVGAQIPISTGVLGSFSGGSGVSKAIPPGTVRAVDPRIKPAYSQFFSLSVEHQLKGNITAGLAYNGSRGIHNYSIANYNRSYYGRVYEGDAAKYTTGAANSNRLNPQYTSINVRGADGDSYYHSLNASLRASNMLNTGLSLTSNYTYSHSTDNTSSTFTDGASGTVNSVAYFDPFNHALDHGNSDFDQTHRITVGLVYQVPFAGSALTKRVLGGWEVGSTFAAQTGTPFSVYDCGQNVVTVCPRARFATKPSFKRTGNSVPVANSPDVFQYITFPTYNKANYPVYNDPTVGYSDLPTIVGGYDNFPGGMTARNAFRGPGNFTFNADVNKRILITERVSFQLRAELYNVLNHANSFVPASFGSIDVSSTPYFPVQKNGFGPGGNRQLQLAGKLIF, from the coding sequence ATGAAGAGAGCTGCACTATTTGCGTCGGCTACCGTGCTCAGTGCCGGTATGCTGCTTGGCCAATCGCAGAACGGAAGCATCGCCGGCGTCATCACCGATCAAGGCGGTGCCGTGGTCGCCGGAGCAACCATCACCATCACGAACGTAAACACCGGTGCGGTGCGCACCACGACGACCGACCGGGCGGGCACGTACAACGTCCAGGGACTGCTGCCGCAGGATTACCGGGTGAGCGTCACGGCGCCTGGGTTCGCGGCCTCCGAGGCCAAGCTGAACGTGTCAGTGGGCTCGTCGAATACGATCAACGTGAAGCTGGCGGTCGGGCAGCAGTCGGTGACAGTGGACGTCGCCGCAAACGCGCTGGCTGGAATCAACCTGGAGAACGCCGAGCAGTCGCAGGTCGTGGACACGCAGCAGTTGTTGGAACTGCCAACCGAGACGCGCAATCCCTACGACTTCGTCCAGCTATCCGGCAGCGTCAGCGCCGATCCCAGCGCCTCGTCCCGCGGTGTGGGAGTCAACGTGAACGGTGCGCGCTCTGCGTCTACTGAGATTCTGCTGGACGGCATTGAGAATACAGCCCTGTTCGGCGTCTCGGTGGCGACGATCGTGCCAGTGGATTCCGTACAGGAATATCGTGTGATCACCAACAACTTCGGGCCGGAATACGGACGCGCGTCCGGTGGCGTGGTGAATGTGGTGACCAAGGGTGGTACGAACCAGTTCCACGGCACGGCGTATGAGTTCTATCGCCCGTCCACCTTCGCTTCGAACAGCTATTACAACAACGCCAACGGCATTTCGCAGCACCGCTTTGTTCGCAACAACTTCGGATACTCCGTGGGTGGTCCGATCATCAAGGACAAGCTGTTCTTCTTCAATAACACTGAGTGGCTGCGGGTTCGCAGCAGCAATGTGGTGCAGTTCTACGTGCCCACGTCGCAGTTCATCAACGCCTCGAACGCAAACACCCAGGCATTCTTCCAGAAGTTTGGAAAGATCTCCGGAACACCGACTGGCAAGATCCTGACACTTGGCCAGATTGGCCAGGACCCGAAGGTGGTCTCGAGTGCCGTCACCAATGCGTTTTCGCAGGACCGCACCTCCCTGGAATCTCGTTTTCCCGGTGTCTTCACCGATGCGTTCCCAATTCTGCAGCAGGTGAACGTGACGGTTCCGATCGATGCCGGCGGCGGATCTCCGCAGAACACCTACAACATCGACGGACGCCTGGACTTCAATCTAGGCACCAAGACGCAGATGTATGGCCGCTACGTTCTATATAACGCCGCGTACTTCTCGGGCTCTGTGAACAACAGTCCTTATGCCGGGTACAACACGAGTGAAACCACCAAGGCGCAGAACCTGGTGTATGGACTGACTCACACCTTCACCGACCGTTTCACTTCGCAATTGCAAATTGGCCTGCTTCGCTACAACGACAATCAGCCGCTTGGCGACAATCCTGCTGGGCCAACGCTCTTCATCAACAGCAGCAGCGCTCCATCAGTTGCGGGCAATCAGTTCGTTTTCCCCGGCTACAACGAAAAGAGTGCCGGCAACGGACTGCCTTCCGGTGGTCCGCAGAACAACATCGTCATCAGCCCTGTGTTCACCTTGCTGCACGGACGCCACACGATCACCTTTGGCGGTCAATACGACTACATCCGCGACAATCACACCTTCGCCATCTACGCGAACGCGCAGGAAGCCTTGCTCCAGAACGGCACGAATGGCGCTTTGGTCAATTTCCAGAGCGGCGTCTTCAACTTCTTCCAGGCCAACCTGGATCCGCAAGGCAAGTTCCCCTGCGTGAAGGACCTGAACACGGGCCTGGTCAACCAGACACCCGGATGCACGATCACCACGCCGATCAGCCAGCCGAGCTTTGCCCGTTCGAACCGCTACCACGAAGGCGCTGGCTTTGTGAACGACACCATCAAGGCGACACCCCGGCTGACGCTGAACGTGGGCCTGCGGTACGAACTGTATGGAACGCAGCACAACAAGAACTCGGCGCTGGACTCGAACTTCTACTTTGGGACCAGCGGCACGCTGCAGGATCGCATTCGGGCTGGCAAGGTGCTGAACGTGAATGCAGGCGCTCCCGCAGATGTGCAGAACCCGGGAGGCAAGCTGTGGAACACGAACTACAAGCAGTTTGCGCCGCGCGTCTCGTTCGCATATGACCTGTTTGGCGATGGCAAGACCAGCCTGCGTGGTGGTTACGGCATGAGCTATGAACGGAACTTTGGCAATGTAACCTACAACGTGGCGTTGAATCCTCCAGCGCAGTTGGCCATCAGCTTTACCAACGTTGACGTGGGTGCTCAGATTCCGATCAGCACCGGCGTCCTGGGCAGCTTCAGCGGCGGCTCGGGCGTGAGCAAGGCGATTCCGCCGGGAACTGTGCGTGCCGTCGATCCGAGGATCAAGCCCGCGTATTCGCAATTCTTTTCTCTGAGTGTGGAACATCAACTGAAGGGCAACATTACCGCTGGGCTTGCGTACAACGGCTCCCGTGGCATTCACAACTACTCCATCGCAAACTACAACCGCAGCTACTATGGGCGGGTGTACGAGGGCGATGCGGCCAAGTACACGACAGGTGCGGCCAACAGCAATCGGTTGAACCCGCAGTACACCTCAATCAACGTACGCGGCGCCGATGGTGACAGCTACTACCACAGCCTGAATGCTTCGTTGCGTGCCTCGAACATGCTGAACACCGGCCTGTCGCTGACATCGAACTACACCTACTCGCACTCGACGGACAATACATCGTCCACGTTTACCGATGGCGCTTCGGGCACCGTGAATAGCGTTGCCTACTTTGACCCGTTCAATCATGCGCTGGATCATGGGAACTCTGACTTTGACCAGACGCACCGCATTACGGTGGGACTCGTTTACCAGGTGCCGTTCGCTGGTTCCGCGCTCACAAAGCGAGTGCTGGGCGGCTGGGAAGTTGGAAGCACGTTCGCCGCGCAGACCGGAACGCCCTTCTCGGTCTACGACTGCGGTCAGAATGTGGTCACGGTGTGCCCGCGTGCCAGGTTCGCAACCAAACCCAGTTTCAAGCGGACCGGCAACTCGGTTCCTGTTGCAAACTCGCCGGATGTGTTCCAGTACATCACCTTCCCGACGTACAACAAGGCGAATTACCCCGTATACAACGACCCGACAGTTGGTTATTCGGACCTGCCGACGATCGTGGGCGGCTACGATAACTTCCCCGGCGGCATGACGGCGCGCAACGCGTTCCGCGGGCCAGGTAACTTCACCTTCAACGCCGACGTGAACAAGCGGATTCTGATTACAGAACGAGTGTCGTTCCAGCTTCGGGCTGAGCTATACAACGTGCTGAACCATGCAAACTCCTTTGTGCCTGCATCGTTCGGATCGATCGACGTTTCAAGCACCCCATACTTCCCGGTACAGAAGAACGGCTTCGGTCCTGGCGGCAACCGTCAATTGCAACTGGCTGGCAAGCTTATCTTCTAA
- a CDS encoding DUF2461 domain-containing protein, whose translation MPQVPPHLSAAAIRFLQHLQRNNDRDWFNARKDLFTHEVQDPWLAVLEAVNQRLAEFAPDYVRPARRAAMRIYRDIRFSKDKRPYKTNIAAWWSTTTTERTNGGGFYVHVSHQDVVVAAGVYMPSPAQLLLIRRHLQQHHAELRGMLNSSKIRKLMPELDSNPLRRMPKGFLPDDPAADLLLCRQWALSAKLPLEVATSPKLVNEIAKRFRAVAPMVALLNAPLLAGRAPRKSLF comes from the coding sequence ATGCCCCAGGTTCCGCCGCACCTGTCCGCCGCCGCCATTCGCTTCCTGCAGCATTTGCAGCGCAACAATGATCGCGATTGGTTCAACGCGCGCAAGGATCTCTTTACACACGAGGTGCAGGACCCGTGGCTTGCGGTGTTGGAAGCGGTGAATCAGCGCCTGGCGGAGTTTGCGCCCGACTATGTGCGACCGGCACGCAGAGCGGCCATGCGCATTTATCGCGACATCCGCTTCAGCAAAGACAAGCGGCCGTACAAAACGAACATAGCCGCATGGTGGTCGACCACGACAACGGAACGAACCAACGGCGGCGGATTCTATGTGCACGTGTCTCACCAGGATGTGGTGGTTGCAGCGGGCGTTTACATGCCGTCGCCGGCGCAGTTGCTGCTGATTCGGAGACACCTGCAGCAGCACCATGCGGAGCTGCGCGGCATGCTGAACAGCTCAAAGATCCGCAAGTTGATGCCAGAACTGGACAGCAACCCTTTGAGGCGCATGCCGAAGGGCTTTTTGCCTGACGACCCCGCGGCCGATCTGCTGCTTTGCAGGCAGTGGGCTTTGAGTGCGAAGCTGCCGCTGGAGGTGGCGACCTCACCGAAACTGGTGAACGAGATCGCGAAGCGTTTTCGCGCCGTCGCGCCAATGGTTGCCCTGCTGAACGCTCCATTGCTGGCTGGGCGAGCTCCGCGCAAGAGCCTGTTCTGA
- a CDS encoding TonB-dependent receptor has product MKKFVLAVSLATAAVSVIPITMAAQATATGSVVGVVTDPSGAAIAGASVTVTAKGTNAERKTTTNGAGQYRFDLLPAGDYMVHVTAAGFATTDTSNLTLQVGATTTANVPLTTGSVNTTVDVATVNQLLDAEKTDSSTNVTPQQVQELPLNGRDFANLAILAPGVKLVDSYDPTKNRYAVYAVNGSSGRNTNTTVNGIDNKDNTVGGAVMQLPLEAVQEFKISTARFSAENGRSEGAALNVITKSGTNQFHGSLFGFFRSDAIQNKNYFDEQAKNPKPAYSRQQYGGSIGGPILKDRDFGFFAYEGLRERSSLSVDAASFAELTLAIPLGAVPAHTIGTPFDEKRYNGRIDHQFSDKEHLYFSYAAQDNKSQNDQSTNQVDTTEGNFTINDLILANVTLDSVLSSKAVNNFTAGFQYWNNLIDSTIRKPYFTFPDGASFGTNANVPQKSSQHKFQFRDDFSYSLSKHTLRTGVDVLYEPQVGGFFENNPTPEFDFYETAQQILSNADGHTPNGFASAGAIASSTGTSGDPRFNLSPKMVGVYFQDDWRLSNRLLLNLGIRYDKDINTYGIDKQANSRTYQELLAATASGVSTVPSVRANQAGGGYTPSLSYIGGNYNGLPQNDNKDISPRVGFSYDLSGNGRFVVRGGYGLYFGQSFENIPLFMIQQANAAVFANTYSISCAGPTDTGCSSANVVPGTNILLSRYRYGVDPAPVIPAASFNLAAGSTGRLMAPNYRNPYTQQINFGFQYAPTASSVVEVEYVQARGLHENKTLNINPTQYFAGGARPFSAAFAKAGVPVLGRIAEEASIGRSYYDGLNLSYRAQLKKYVSATVNYTYAAALAFEGASASFRNTATNPFLGALRDQDFGFVPNNETHHLTAAGTFFTKYGIEISPILQAGSSRPLDPEISTDLWSIGSGRTNAHAPLAPGAKPTLANFVNEYQALVAQAAALTASTGATVSVGTVYRNCLAAGTCVESHYNTLRGIPDIQLDARVGDTITLHERYKLNLFFQGFNLTNRANFGANYVGNINSYAAGSTALNPAGFINPSSTVIPRAFTGEFGARFSF; this is encoded by the coding sequence GTGAAAAAGTTTGTTCTGGCAGTATCCCTTGCTACTGCGGCAGTAAGCGTCATTCCCATCACCATGGCCGCCCAGGCTACCGCGACGGGTTCCGTTGTCGGTGTGGTGACAGATCCGTCGGGTGCTGCCATTGCGGGTGCGTCGGTGACGGTCACCGCCAAAGGCACCAACGCTGAGCGCAAAACGACGACCAACGGCGCGGGCCAGTATCGGTTCGACCTGCTGCCTGCTGGCGATTACATGGTGCATGTGACCGCGGCGGGGTTTGCCACAACGGATACGTCGAACCTGACCCTGCAGGTGGGCGCAACGACCACGGCCAATGTGCCGCTGACGACCGGATCGGTGAACACCACGGTCGACGTGGCCACGGTCAATCAGTTGCTGGACGCCGAAAAGACCGACAGCTCGACGAACGTGACGCCGCAGCAGGTACAGGAGCTGCCGCTGAACGGCCGCGACTTTGCGAATCTGGCCATCCTCGCACCGGGCGTGAAGCTGGTCGACAGCTATGACCCGACCAAGAATCGGTACGCCGTCTACGCGGTGAACGGCTCCAGCGGACGCAACACCAACACGACCGTCAACGGCATCGATAACAAGGACAACACGGTCGGCGGCGCGGTGATGCAACTGCCGCTGGAAGCTGTGCAGGAGTTCAAGATCAGCACGGCACGCTTCTCTGCTGAGAACGGCCGCAGCGAAGGCGCAGCGCTGAACGTGATCACGAAGAGCGGCACGAATCAGTTCCACGGTTCGCTGTTCGGCTTCTTCCGTTCGGATGCGATCCAGAACAAGAACTACTTCGACGAACAGGCAAAGAATCCGAAGCCCGCGTACAGCCGCCAGCAGTACGGCGGTTCCATCGGCGGACCGATCCTGAAGGACAGGGACTTCGGCTTCTTTGCGTATGAGGGTCTGCGTGAACGGTCGAGCCTGTCAGTTGACGCGGCCTCATTTGCGGAGTTGACCCTGGCGATTCCACTCGGCGCTGTCCCGGCTCACACCATCGGCACGCCATTTGATGAGAAGCGTTACAACGGCCGCATCGATCATCAGTTCAGCGACAAGGAGCACCTGTACTTCTCCTACGCGGCGCAGGACAACAAGAGCCAGAACGATCAATCGACCAACCAGGTGGATACGACCGAAGGCAACTTCACCATCAACGACCTGATCCTGGCAAACGTAACGCTCGACAGCGTTCTGAGCAGCAAGGCAGTTAACAACTTCACCGCTGGGTTCCAGTACTGGAACAATCTGATCGACTCGACGATCCGCAAACCGTACTTTACGTTCCCAGACGGAGCAAGCTTCGGTACGAATGCGAATGTGCCGCAGAAGTCGAGCCAGCACAAGTTCCAGTTCCGGGACGACTTCAGCTACTCGCTCAGCAAGCACACGCTGCGGACGGGTGTGGACGTGCTGTACGAGCCCCAGGTTGGCGGATTCTTCGAGAACAATCCGACGCCCGAATTCGATTTCTACGAAACGGCGCAGCAGATCCTGAGCAACGCCGACGGACATACGCCGAACGGATTCGCATCGGCGGGCGCGATCGCTTCCTCGACAGGTACATCGGGCGATCCGAGGTTCAATCTTTCGCCGAAGATGGTGGGTGTCTACTTCCAGGATGACTGGCGGCTGTCGAACCGCCTTCTGCTGAATCTTGGTATCCGCTACGACAAGGACATCAACACCTACGGCATCGATAAGCAGGCCAACAGCCGCACCTACCAGGAGCTACTCGCGGCAACCGCTTCGGGCGTGAGTACCGTCCCAAGCGTGCGCGCAAACCAGGCAGGCGGCGGCTATACCCCGAGTCTGAGCTACATTGGCGGCAACTACAACGGTCTGCCGCAGAACGATAACAAGGACATCAGCCCGCGTGTCGGTTTCTCTTACGACCTCTCGGGCAACGGTCGCTTCGTCGTACGCGGCGGATACGGTCTGTACTTTGGCCAGTCGTTTGAAAATATCCCGCTGTTTATGATCCAGCAGGCGAATGCTGCGGTGTTTGCGAACACGTACAGCATCTCCTGTGCGGGTCCGACGGATACCGGCTGCTCGTCTGCTAACGTTGTGCCGGGTACGAACATTCTGCTGAGCCGGTACCGGTACGGCGTTGACCCGGCACCGGTGATCCCGGCGGCTTCGTTCAACCTGGCTGCCGGTTCCACGGGCCGCCTGATGGCGCCCAACTACCGCAATCCGTATACACAGCAGATCAATTTCGGATTCCAGTACGCGCCCACTGCGTCGTCAGTTGTGGAAGTGGAATATGTGCAGGCCCGCGGCCTGCACGAAAACAAGACGCTCAACATCAATCCGACGCAATACTTTGCTGGTGGTGCGCGACCGTTCTCAGCGGCGTTCGCCAAGGCAGGTGTACCGGTACTGGGTCGTATCGCGGAAGAGGCTTCAATCGGCCGGTCTTACTATGACGGTTTGAACCTGAGCTACCGGGCGCAATTGAAGAAGTATGTGAGCGCGACTGTGAACTACACCTATGCAGCCGCGCTTGCATTCGAGGGTGCCTCGGCGTCGTTCCGCAACACGGCCACAAACCCGTTCCTGGGTGCGTTGCGTGATCAGGACTTCGGTTTCGTCCCGAACAACGAAACGCATCACCTTACGGCGGCGGGCACGTTCTTCACCAAATACGGTATTGAGATTTCGCCGATTCTGCAGGCTGGATCGTCACGCCCGCTCGATCCGGAAATTTCGACGGACCTATGGAGCATCGGTTCAGGCCGCACCAATGCGCACGCCCCGCTTGCTCCCGGTGCAAAGCCGACGCTCGCAAATTTTGTGAATGAGTACCAGGCCCTGGTTGCGCAGGCGGCAGCATTGACCGCGAGCACAGGCGCAACGGTCAGCGTGGGAACGGTCTACCGTAATTGCCTGGCTGCTGGAACGTGTGTTGAGTCACACTACAACACGCTGCGCGGCATCCCGGACATCCAGCTCGATGCGCGTGTGGGCGATACCATCACGTTGCACGAGCGTTACAAGCTAAACCTGTTTTTCCAGGGCTTCAATCTGACGAACCGGGCTAACTTCGGCGCTAACTACGTCGGAAACATCAACTCCTACGCCGCCGGATCGACTGCGCTGAATCCGGCAGGCTTTATCAACCCAAGCAGCACCGTCATCCCCCGTGCGTTCACGGGTGAGTTCGGAGCTCGTTTCTCCTTCTAA
- a CDS encoding HU family DNA-binding protein, with protein sequence MAKGLTKTALIRTLAEQSELPTKKVSQFFELMASTAVKETKKNGEFTIPGIGKLVKAERKARVGRNPQTGEAIKIKAKTVVKFRIAKAAKDAIAPVKK encoded by the coding sequence ATGGCAAAGGGACTTACCAAAACCGCACTCATCCGCACGCTCGCCGAGCAGTCGGAACTGCCCACCAAGAAGGTCAGCCAGTTCTTCGAACTGATGGCGTCGACCGCCGTGAAGGAAACCAAGAAGAACGGCGAGTTCACGATTCCGGGCATCGGCAAGCTAGTGAAGGCAGAGCGCAAGGCACGCGTGGGCCGCAACCCGCAGACCGGCGAAGCCATCAAGATCAAGGCCAAGACCGTGGTCAAGTTCCGCATCGCCAAGGCTGCGAAGGATGCAATCGCGCCCGTGAAGAAGTAA
- a CDS encoding Gfo/Idh/MocA family protein, translated as MMDETLHAAPETGTTRRRFLQTAATGVGTLAALATAPELAAQAGAQAKPGQSNKVQLPPVSNTSTEQASQTPGPFLPPGRRVGYAIVGIGHLSIDQILPAFATSKYCKLVALVSGHRDKALKIAAQYGIPESNITDYQNFERLKDMPEVEAIYIVLPNSMHKEFVIRGAKIGKHILCEKPMATSAADCEAMIDACKRANVKLMIAYRQQYEPMNRFLQDSIKAGKLGKIRSVVASNSQNEGDPTQWRLKRALAGGGCLPDVGVYCLNATRFLTDEEPEEVTAVTVQPKDDPRFAEVESRCSFLLRFPSGMVATLTCSYDVHRSTFLRMEGTDGMAEMDPAFGYHGAKLRFSKLGEADSFGLPGASGDPKERKEVTFQPELPDKDQFAIEMDHFSQCVLNNRQPRTPGEEGLQDQRVMDAIYKAAATGKAVRIPPPPGPTRGPLPEQQSS; from the coding sequence ATGATGGACGAGACCCTGCACGCCGCCCCTGAGACCGGCACCACGCGTCGCCGCTTCCTGCAAACCGCTGCCACGGGCGTGGGCACACTCGCCGCGTTGGCCACGGCTCCCGAACTTGCCGCTCAGGCCGGCGCACAGGCCAAGCCGGGCCAGAGCAACAAGGTGCAGCTGCCGCCTGTGAGCAACACCTCGACCGAACAGGCCAGCCAGACACCCGGGCCGTTCCTGCCCCCGGGACGCCGTGTCGGCTACGCCATCGTGGGTATCGGCCATCTCAGCATCGACCAGATCCTGCCTGCCTTTGCGACGTCGAAGTACTGCAAGCTGGTAGCCCTGGTCAGCGGCCATCGCGACAAGGCGCTGAAGATCGCCGCGCAATACGGCATTCCGGAATCGAACATCACCGACTACCAGAACTTCGAGCGCCTGAAGGACATGCCTGAGGTGGAGGCGATCTACATCGTCCTGCCGAACTCGATGCACAAGGAGTTTGTGATCCGCGGCGCCAAGATTGGCAAACACATCTTGTGCGAAAAGCCCATGGCCACCAGCGCCGCGGACTGCGAAGCCATGATCGACGCCTGCAAGCGCGCCAACGTGAAGCTGATGATTGCGTACCGCCAGCAGTACGAGCCGATGAACCGCTTCCTGCAGGACTCGATCAAAGCGGGCAAGCTCGGCAAGATTCGCTCGGTCGTGGCGTCGAATTCGCAGAATGAGGGCGACCCCACTCAATGGCGCTTGAAGCGCGCCCTGGCCGGCGGCGGCTGCCTGCCCGATGTCGGCGTCTATTGCCTGAACGCCACTCGCTTTCTGACCGATGAGGAACCTGAGGAAGTCACCGCCGTGACCGTGCAGCCCAAAGACGATCCGCGGTTTGCTGAGGTCGAATCGCGCTGCTCGTTTCTCCTGCGGTTTCCGTCCGGCATGGTCGCCACGCTCACTTGCTCGTACGACGTCCATCGCTCGACCTTCCTGCGCATGGAAGGAACGGACGGCATGGCGGAGATGGACCCAGCCTTCGGCTATCACGGTGCGAAGCTGCGCTTCAGCAAGCTTGGCGAGGCCGACAGCTTCGGCCTGCCCGGCGCCTCGGGCGACCCCAAAGAACGCAAAGAAGTCACCTTTCAACCCGAACTGCCCGACAAGGACCAGTTCGCCATCGAGATGGACCACTTCAGCCAATGCGTTCTGAACAACCGGCAGCCACGCACGCCCGGCGAAGAGGGCCTGCAGGACCAGCGAGTCATGGACGCGATCTACAAGGCGGCCGCAACCGGCAAAGCCGTTCGCATCCCACCGCCGCCCGGCCCGACTCGCGGTCCTTTGCCCGAACAGCAAAGCAGCTAG
- a CDS encoding ComEC/Rec2 family competence protein, whose protein sequence is MKICVALLLSAACLVSGGAAKAQGRPTKPTAATNTAAAPVHVTPSAGDFARPGDLHVWFVDVEGGQATLFVTPQGTSLLIDTGWEDHNARDADRIAAAARAAGLHRIDFVLITHYHEDHVGGVPQLAQRIPVGTYFDHGDLYEKVDINQQIFGAYLQELERSHARRVSVKAGDRLPVPGLDVLALSSEGKVINRDLPGGGAVNRYCEQEPVPHEDRTENGHSLGVMITFAGTRILDLGDLTKDRERMLMCPSNRLGGVDIDIVSHHGWEQSSSAALVHAIQPRVAIMDNGATKGGSVPVLDVYRSSPGLETLWQLHTSEEGRKAGPRENTAEAFIANPPGVDGNMIELVVHRDGTFAVKNDRTGMVRSYGRK, encoded by the coding sequence ATGAAGATTTGTGTTGCTTTGCTGTTGAGCGCGGCTTGCCTGGTGAGCGGGGGTGCCGCAAAGGCGCAGGGACGGCCAACCAAACCAACTGCCGCCACCAACACTGCGGCTGCGCCTGTTCACGTTACACCGTCCGCCGGCGACTTTGCTCGCCCGGGCGATCTGCATGTGTGGTTTGTGGATGTGGAAGGCGGCCAGGCCACGCTGTTCGTCACTCCGCAAGGCACATCGCTGCTGATCGACACGGGGTGGGAGGATCACAATGCTCGCGATGCCGACCGGATCGCGGCGGCAGCGCGCGCTGCCGGCCTGCACCGCATCGACTTCGTGCTGATCACGCACTACCACGAGGACCATGTGGGTGGGGTACCCCAACTGGCGCAGCGGATTCCCGTGGGGACCTACTTTGACCATGGAGACTTGTACGAGAAGGTCGACATCAACCAGCAGATTTTCGGAGCTTATCTGCAGGAATTGGAGCGGAGCCACGCCCGCCGGGTCTCGGTTAAAGCAGGGGATCGGTTGCCCGTGCCCGGGCTGGACGTGCTGGCGTTGAGCAGTGAGGGTAAAGTGATCAATCGCGATCTGCCAGGCGGCGGTGCCGTGAATCGCTACTGCGAGCAGGAGCCTGTTCCGCACGAAGACCGGACCGAGAACGGGCATTCGCTAGGCGTAATGATTACGTTTGCGGGGACGCGCATTCTCGACCTGGGCGATCTGACCAAGGATCGCGAACGCATGCTGATGTGCCCGAGCAATCGGCTGGGCGGCGTGGACATCGACATCGTGTCGCACCACGGATGGGAGCAGAGCAGCTCCGCCGCGCTGGTGCACGCCATTCAGCCACGCGTTGCCATCATGGACAACGGTGCGACCAAGGGCGGCAGCGTGCCGGTGTTGGACGTGTATCGCAGCTCTCCAGGCCTGGAGACGCTATGGCAGTTGCACACCAGCGAGGAGGGCCGCAAAGCCGGTCCGCGAGAGAATACCGCCGAGGCGTTCATCGCAAATCCGCCGGGTGTCGACGGCAACATGATCGAGCTGGTGGTCCACAGGGACGGCACGTTTGCCGTCAAGAACGATCGTACCGGCATGGTGCGGAGCTACGGCCGCAAGTAG